A genomic region of Zea mays cultivar B73 chromosome 6, Zm-B73-REFERENCE-NAM-5.0, whole genome shotgun sequence contains the following coding sequences:
- the LOC100277092 gene encoding uncharacterized protein isoform X2, whose translation MSQIACFLLGYALDCGCAAVGDGGMAPRAGAASPGHRVVGEGREPGAGAVGHGAQDAVRRIRSRTHRHVKDSEKRVLARKALMQHVRYQELGKKLREILIRNISGLR comes from the exons ATGTCCCAAATAGCCTGTTTTCTGTTGG GATATGCTCTTGACTGCGGCTGCGCGGCCGTCGGCGATGGAGGCATGGCACCGCGGGCAGGAGCAGCAAGCCCGGGGCATCGTGTTGTAGGTGAGGGACGGGAACCTGGAGCGGGCGCTGTCGGTCATGGAGCTCAAGATGCGGTCCGCCGCATCCGGTCGCGCACCCACCGCCACGTGAAGGACTCGGAGAAGCGCGTGCTCGCGCGTAAGGCGCTAATGCAGCACGTCCGGTACCAGGAGCTCGGCAAGAAGCTCCGCGAGATCCTCATCAGGAACATCAG TGGCTTGCGGTGA
- the LOC100277092 gene encoding uncharacterized protein LOC100277092 precursor, giving the protein MSQIACFLLGYALDCGCAAVGDGGMAPRAGAASPGHRVVGEGREPGAGAVGHGAQDAVRRIRSRTHRHVKDSEKRVLARKALMQHVRYQELGKKLREILIRNIRHL; this is encoded by the exons ATGTCCCAAATAGCCTGTTTTCTGTTGG GATATGCTCTTGACTGCGGCTGCGCGGCCGTCGGCGATGGAGGCATGGCACCGCGGGCAGGAGCAGCAAGCCCGGGGCATCGTGTTGTAGGTGAGGGACGGGAACCTGGAGCGGGCGCTGTCGGTCATGGAGCTCAAGATGCGGTCCGCCGCATCCGGTCGCGCACCCACCGCCACGTGAAGGACTCGGAGAAGCGCGTGCTCGCGCGTAAGGCGCTAATGCAGCACGTCCGGTACCAGGAGCTCGGCAAGAAGCTCCGCGAGATCCTCATCAGGAACATCAG ACATTTATAG
- the LOC100277092 gene encoding uncharacterized protein isoform X1, whose amino-acid sequence MSQIACFLLGYALDCGCAAVGDGGMAPRAGAASPGHRVVGEGREPGAGAVGHGAQDAVRRIRSRTHRHVKDSEKRVLARKALMQHVRYQELGKKLREILIRNIRSGPSSHLHQYLYLLAHCLCVLVFVTSCWLIC is encoded by the exons ATGTCCCAAATAGCCTGTTTTCTGTTGG GATATGCTCTTGACTGCGGCTGCGCGGCCGTCGGCGATGGAGGCATGGCACCGCGGGCAGGAGCAGCAAGCCCGGGGCATCGTGTTGTAGGTGAGGGACGGGAACCTGGAGCGGGCGCTGTCGGTCATGGAGCTCAAGATGCGGTCCGCCGCATCCGGTCGCGCACCCACCGCCACGTGAAGGACTCGGAGAAGCGCGTGCTCGCGCGTAAGGCGCTAATGCAGCACGTCCGGTACCAGGAGCTCGGCAAGAAGCTCCGCGAGATCCTCATCAGGAACATCAGGTCAGGGCCatcctcccatctccaccaatacCTGTACCTGCTAGCGCACTGCCTCTGTGTGCTTGTCTTTGTCACTTCTTGCTGGTTGATTTGTTGA